A window of the Oncorhynchus keta strain PuntledgeMale-10-30-2019 chromosome 21, Oket_V2, whole genome shotgun sequence genome harbors these coding sequences:
- the LOC118399992 gene encoding caM kinase-like vesicle-associated protein isoform X2, protein MFTCKKFLKKDGRKVRKAAKNEIVILNMVKHHNILQLVDVFETRKEYFLFLELATGREVFDWILDQGYYSEKDTSNVVRQVLEAVAYLHSQRIVHRNLKLENLVYFNRLKHSKIVISDFHLAKLENGLIKDPCGTPEYLAPEVVGRQRYGRPVDCWAIGVIMYILLSGNPPFYDETEDEDYDNHDKNLFRKILSGDYEFDSPYWDDISDSAKSLVSCLMEVEQDQRLTAQEAINHEWISGNAASNKNIRDGVCGQIEKNFAKAKWKKAVRVTTLMKRLRAPEQSDSGASSPVPGATAGPVTPSNTPVPPADGSEGTPASTEASLTLQVPYSQNAPTIITPGSPSQLQPSPAPEEPEAEPLERCNGDSAAPLQTPPQTQEDQNG, encoded by the exons GGTAAAACATCACAACATCCTGCAGCTGGTTGATGTCTTTGAAACTAGAAAGGAGTACTTCCTCTTCCTGGAGCT AGCTACAGGCAGAGAGGTCTTTGACTGGATTTTAGACCAAGGCTACTACTCAGAGAAGGACACCAGCAACGTTGTCAGACAGGTGTTGGAAGCCGTGGCCTATTTGCACTCCCAGAGAATTGTTCACAGGAACCTCAAG CTGGAGAACTTGGTGTACTTCAACCGCCTGAAGCACTCCAAAATAGTGATCAGTGACTTCCACCTGGCCAAGCTGGAGAACGGACTCATCAAGGACCCCTGTGGAACCCCAGAGTACCTTG CTCCTGAGGTGGTGGGACGTCAGAGGTACGGAAGGCCAGTGGATTGCTGGGCCATCGGGGTCATCATGTATATTCT CCTGTCAGGAAACCCCCCTTTCTACGACGAAACGGAAGATGAAGACTATGATAATCACGACAAAAACCTTTTCCGCAAGATTCTGTCGGGAGACTATGAGTTTGACTCACCGTACTGGGATGACATATCTGACTCAG CGAAAAGCCTGGTGTCATGTCTGATGGAAGTGGAGCAGGATCAAAGACTGACTGCACAGGAGGCCATCAACCATGAATG GATTTCTGGGAATGCAGCCTCCAACAAGAACATCAGGGATGGAGTGTGTGGGCAAATTGAAAAGAACTTTGCCAAAGCCAAGTGGAAG AAAGCTGTAAGGGTCACAACCTTGATGAAGAGGCTTCGAGCTCCAGAACAGAGTGACTCCGGTGCCTCCAGCCCAGTTCCAGGGGCCACCGCTGGCCCTGTCACCCCGAGCAACACTCCAGTACCCCCAGCTGATGGTTCTGAGGGCACCCCTGCCAGCACAGAGGCCTCACTCACCCTCCAGGTTCCCTATTCACAGAATGCACCCACCATCATCACTCCTGGTTCCCCCTCCCAGctccagcccagcccagctccTGAGGAGCCAGAGGCCGAGCCCCTGGAACGGTGTAACGGGGACTCAGCAGCACCACTCCAAACACCCCCACAAACACAGGAGGATCAGAATGGCTAG